From a region of the Acinetobacter calcoaceticus genome:
- the thrH gene encoding bifunctional phosphoserine phosphatase/homoserine phosphotransferase ThrH, translating into MEIVCLDLEGVLVPEIWINFAKKTGIKELEATTRDIPDYDVLMTQRLNILKQHGLGLNDIQEVIAEMGPLPGAKEFVEWVSTHFQLVILSDTFYEFAHPLMKQLGWPTIFCHKLETDEEGMITAYKLRQPDQKRESVKALHGLNFRVIAAGDSYNDTTMLGEADHGFLFDAPTNVIAEFPQFPAINGYDALKEAIRSVSKRTIPA; encoded by the coding sequence ATGGAAATCGTATGCCTAGATCTTGAAGGGGTTTTAGTTCCTGAAATCTGGATCAATTTCGCTAAAAAAACAGGGATTAAAGAACTCGAGGCTACAACTCGTGATATTCCGGATTATGATGTTTTAATGACTCAGCGTCTTAATATTTTAAAACAACACGGTCTAGGCTTAAATGACATTCAAGAAGTCATTGCTGAGATGGGGCCTTTACCAGGTGCAAAAGAGTTTGTTGAATGGGTGAGTACTCATTTCCAACTCGTGATCCTGTCAGATACTTTCTATGAGTTTGCACACCCTTTAATGAAGCAATTGGGTTGGCCAACCATTTTCTGTCATAAATTAGAGACAGATGAAGAAGGAATGATTACGGCTTATAAGCTACGTCAACCAGATCAAAAACGTGAGTCTGTTAAAGCACTACATGGCTTAAATTTCCGCGTAATCGCTGCGGGCGATTCATATAACGATACAACCATGCTGGGTGAAGCCGACCATGGTTTCTTATTTGATGCGCCGACAAACGTAATTGCTGAGTTTCCACAGTTTCCAGCAATTAATGGATATGATGCATTAAAAGAAGCAATCCGTTCAGTTTCGAAACGTACGATCCCAGCTTAA
- a CDS encoding PA1571 family protein: protein MNVSENLISNGLKHVLDSTPVNSCYMLNDQGKEVPITTAMIRSVCHQLLNQCRTIKK from the coding sequence ATGAATGTAAGTGAAAACTTAATTAGCAACGGTCTTAAACATGTTTTAGATAGCACGCCAGTCAATAGCTGCTATATGTTGAATGACCAAGGTAAAGAAGTGCCGATTACAACTGCGATGATTCGTTCAGTATGTCATCAGTTGCTTAACCAGTGCCGCACAATCAAAAAATAA
- a CDS encoding WS/DGAT/MGAT family O-acyltransferase, translating to MRPLHPIDFIFLSLEKRQQPMHVGGLFLFEIPENAPETFVHDLVEDIKRSKSIPIPPFNNRLNGLFWDEDEEFDIDHHFRHIALPHPGRIRELLVYISQQHSSLIDRAKPLWTCDIIEGIEGNRFAMYFKIHHAMVDGVAGMRLIEKSLSKTPEEKHVVPLWCVESKRTKRLKVPTPSTSKIKSILGGIKSQLDIAPKVMQELSQTIFKEMGKNPDYVSTFQAPVSILNQRVSASRRFAAQSFELSRLRKISKALGVTINDVVLAVCSGALREYLISQNSLPKKPLIAMVPASLRTDDSDMSNRITMILANLGTHKDQPLERLEIIRRSMQNSKQRFSRMTANEILNYSAVVYGPAGLNIMSGMLPKRQAFNLVISNVPGPREPLYWNGAKLDALYPASIVMDGQALNITMTSYLDKLEVGLTACRNALPKMQNLLTHLEDEIQRFEEIIAEKQLKHHSAS from the coding sequence ATGCGTCCATTACACCCAATTGATTTCATTTTTCTGTCACTTGAAAAAAGACAGCAACCCATGCATGTCGGTGGATTATTTTTATTTGAAATTCCTGAAAATGCACCTGAAACCTTTGTACATGATTTAGTAGAAGATATTAAACGCTCAAAAAGTATTCCTATTCCGCCCTTCAATAACCGTTTAAATGGTCTATTTTGGGATGAGGATGAAGAGTTCGATATCGATCATCATTTTCGCCACATTGCTTTACCCCATCCGGGGCGCATTCGTGAACTTCTGGTTTATATTTCACAGCAACATAGTTCATTAATTGATCGTGCAAAGCCACTTTGGACCTGTGACATTATTGAAGGAATCGAAGGCAATCGTTTTGCGATGTATTTTAAAATCCATCATGCAATGGTTGATGGCGTTGCAGGCATGCGTTTAATTGAAAAATCACTTTCAAAAACACCTGAAGAGAAACACGTGGTTCCTTTATGGTGTGTCGAAAGCAAGAGAACTAAACGCTTAAAAGTGCCGACTCCAAGTACAAGTAAAATTAAGAGTATTTTAGGAGGCATTAAGTCTCAACTCGACATAGCTCCTAAAGTAATGCAAGAGTTATCTCAGACTATATTTAAAGAAATGGGCAAAAATCCTGATTATGTTTCTACCTTTCAGGCGCCAGTTTCGATTTTGAACCAAAGAGTAAGTGCTTCACGTCGTTTTGCGGCCCAATCCTTTGAACTGAGCCGCCTTAGAAAAATTTCAAAAGCATTAGGCGTAACGATTAACGATGTTGTACTAGCAGTATGTTCGGGTGCATTACGTGAATATTTGATTAGTCAAAATAGCTTACCTAAAAAGCCACTTATTGCCATGGTTCCAGCTTCATTACGCACAGATGATTCTGATATGAGTAACCGAATTACCATGATTCTAGCAAATTTAGGCACTCATAAAGACCAACCATTAGAACGTCTAGAAATTATTCGTCGCAGTATGCAGAATTCAAAGCAACGCTTTAGCCGTATGACTGCTAATGAAATTTTAAACTATAGTGCGGTGGTTTATGGTCCGGCAGGATTAAACATCATGTCAGGAATGCTTCCTAAGCGTCAGGCGTTCAATTTAGTGATTTCTAATGTACCAGGGCCACGTGAGCCACTTTATTGGAATGGCGCGAAATTAGACGCTCTCTACCCTGCTTCCATTGTTATGGATGGACAAGCTTTAAATATTACCATGACTAGTTATTTAGATAAGCTTGAAGTGGGATTAACAGCTTGTCGAAATGCTTTGCCAAAAATGCAAAACCTTTTGACTCATTTAGAAGATGAGATTCAACGTTTTGAAGAAATTATTGCAGAGAAGCAGCTGAAACATCATTCAGCAAGTTAG
- a CDS encoding Maf-like protein: protein MAHIVLASSSPRRKELLQQLGLVFEIYSPDIDEPVHKDELVHQYVERLAREKAQTVLNLFPEAIVIAADTSLGLDGQIIGKPESKDHAFEIWKQLSGRWHDVFSGICIATQQQVLSQAVQTQVEFQHLTIQDMEDYWATGEPVGKAGGYAIQGIASQYIPQIQGSYSNVVGLPLYEFAQLLKRVKT from the coding sequence ATGGCGCATATAGTTTTAGCTTCTAGTTCTCCTCGTCGGAAGGAACTATTACAACAATTGGGTTTGGTTTTTGAAATCTATAGCCCAGATATTGATGAACCAGTTCATAAGGATGAACTGGTTCATCAATATGTTGAACGTTTAGCGAGAGAAAAAGCGCAAACTGTATTAAACCTTTTTCCAGAAGCAATTGTTATCGCTGCCGATACGAGTCTTGGGCTTGATGGCCAAATTATTGGCAAGCCTGAATCGAAAGATCATGCTTTTGAAATATGGAAACAACTATCTGGACGCTGGCATGACGTATTTTCAGGGATATGTATTGCCACTCAACAACAAGTTTTGAGTCAGGCGGTACAAACACAAGTTGAGTTCCAACATCTGACTATACAAGATATGGAAGACTATTGGGCCACAGGTGAGCCTGTAGGGAAGGCCGGTGGGTATGCAATTCAAGGAATAGCTTCTCAATATATTCCCCAAATTCAAGGAAGTTATAGTAATGTGGTAGGACTTCCTTTATACGAATTTGCACAGTTATTAAAAAGAGTAAAGACATAA
- a CDS encoding phosphoadenylyl-sulfate reductase yields the protein MTVIPTIDIVDALAAEYATKSPREILELALSQQGEIAISFSGAEDVVLIDIASRLGKPFRVFSLDTGRLHAETYQFIETVRKHYNINIEICFPESEAVQNMVNEKGLFSFFTDGHQECCGIRKVQPLRKKLATLDGWITGQRKDQSPGTRTEIPVVQADAGFSGPDKQLIKYNPLANWTSAEVWSYIRMMEIPYNPLHERGFVSIGCEPCTRAVLPNQHEREGRWWWEEATQKECGLHAGNMKK from the coding sequence ATGACCGTTATTCCGACTATTGATATCGTAGATGCTCTTGCTGCTGAATATGCAACCAAAAGCCCTCGGGAAATTTTAGAACTTGCCTTAAGCCAACAAGGTGAAATCGCAATTTCTTTTTCGGGAGCAGAAGATGTTGTTTTAATTGATATTGCTTCACGTTTGGGTAAGCCTTTCCGTGTCTTTAGTCTCGACACTGGCCGCCTCCATGCTGAAACATATCAATTTATTGAAACTGTCCGTAAACACTACAATATCAATATCGAAATTTGTTTCCCTGAATCTGAAGCTGTTCAAAACATGGTAAACGAAAAAGGTTTATTCAGCTTTTTTACAGATGGGCATCAGGAATGTTGTGGTATTCGAAAAGTTCAGCCTTTACGTAAAAAACTTGCTACTTTAGATGGCTGGATTACAGGTCAACGTAAAGATCAAAGCCCTGGTACACGTACAGAAATTCCTGTCGTACAAGCTGATGCAGGCTTCTCTGGTCCAGATAAGCAACTCATTAAATATAACCCTTTAGCGAACTGGACAAGTGCTGAGGTATGGAGCTACATCCGTATGATGGAAATTCCATATAACCCTCTTCACGAACGTGGTTTTGTTTCTATCGGCTGTGAACCGTGTACACGAGCTGTATTACCGAACCAACATGAGCGTGAAGGACGTTGGTGGTGGGAAGAAGCGACTCAAAAAGAGTGCGGATTACATGCAGGCAACATGAAAAAGTAA
- the rng gene encoding ribonuclease G, translated as MSEELLINVTPMECRVALIENGTVNELYVERTVKRGLVGNIYKGKVVRVLPGMQAAFVDIGLSRTAFLHINDMVWPRSQPTPNVFELLHPGQTLTVQVMKDMLGTKGARLSTDLSIPSRYLVLMPYGNHIGVSQRIESEEERDRLRNIIEGIQSEHNLPGSVIVRTAAEGVDEAEIARDMCYLSKLWEYIQRKQIDVAVPSLIFEELPLPQRIIRDLASEETAKIYVDSREIHAKLMEFVEEFVPNMQSRLIHYPGERPLFDLYNVEEDIQKALQTRVALKSGGYLMIDQTEAMTTIDVNTGSYVGGRSLEDTVFKTNMEATQVIARQLRLRNLGGILIIDFIDMQEAIHREEVMRQFEKMLERDHAKTKITQVSELGLVEMTRKRTRESLEHLLCESCPTCQGRGFVKTAETVCYEIFREILRYTRAFESTSGFTVVAHPSVIDRLLTAEAPAVADLEHFINRVIKFQVENLYTQEQYDIILS; from the coding sequence ATGTCAGAAGAATTACTTATTAATGTCACGCCTATGGAGTGTCGGGTGGCATTAATCGAAAATGGAACTGTTAATGAGCTGTATGTTGAGCGTACGGTCAAGCGCGGTCTAGTCGGTAATATTTACAAAGGCAAAGTCGTGCGAGTGCTTCCGGGTATGCAAGCTGCTTTTGTTGATATCGGTTTATCTCGAACAGCCTTCTTACACATCAATGATATGGTTTGGCCTCGTTCACAACCTACCCCCAATGTCTTTGAGCTATTACATCCCGGTCAAACCCTGACCGTTCAAGTCATGAAAGATATGTTAGGAACGAAAGGGGCACGTCTGAGTACAGATCTTTCAATTCCTTCTCGTTATCTGGTTCTCATGCCATATGGTAACCATATTGGCGTATCGCAGCGTATTGAGTCTGAAGAAGAGCGAGATAGATTACGTAATATTATTGAAGGTATTCAATCTGAACATAATCTGCCGGGTAGTGTGATTGTACGTACGGCTGCCGAAGGTGTGGATGAGGCAGAAATTGCACGGGATATGTGCTATCTGAGTAAATTATGGGAATACATCCAACGTAAGCAGATTGATGTTGCAGTTCCTTCCTTAATTTTTGAAGAACTTCCATTACCTCAGCGTATTATTCGAGATTTAGCAAGCGAAGAGACGGCAAAGATCTATGTCGATTCGAGAGAAATTCATGCCAAACTTATGGAGTTTGTTGAAGAATTTGTTCCGAATATGCAGAGTCGACTCATTCATTATCCGGGTGAGCGACCGCTATTTGATCTTTATAATGTCGAAGAAGATATCCAAAAAGCCCTTCAAACCCGTGTAGCTTTGAAATCTGGTGGTTATCTTATGATCGACCAGACTGAAGCCATGACAACGATTGACGTGAATACCGGTTCATATGTCGGTGGTCGTAGTCTTGAAGACACGGTTTTTAAAACCAATATGGAAGCGACACAAGTCATTGCACGTCAACTTAGACTGCGTAATTTGGGTGGTATTCTCATTATTGATTTTATTGACATGCAAGAAGCAATTCACCGTGAAGAGGTGATGCGTCAATTTGAAAAAATGCTTGAGCGCGATCACGCCAAGACAAAAATTACTCAAGTGTCAGAACTTGGGCTGGTCGAAATGACCCGTAAACGAACACGTGAATCGTTAGAACATTTGCTGTGTGAGTCGTGTCCAACGTGCCAAGGGCGTGGTTTTGTCAAAACAGCAGAGACAGTGTGTTACGAGATATTTCGTGAGATATTACGCTATACCCGCGCATTTGAGTCAACGAGTGGCTTTACTGTCGTTGCCCATCCTTCTGTGATTGACCGGTTATTAACAGCAGAAGCGCCAGCAGTGGCTGATTTAGAGCATTTCATCAACCGTGTGATTAAATTTCAGGTCGAAAATTTATATACGCAAGAGCAATACGATATCATTTTAAGTTAA